Proteins from a genomic interval of Salvelinus alpinus chromosome 7, SLU_Salpinus.1, whole genome shotgun sequence:
- the LOC139580293 gene encoding uncharacterized protein — translation MPRGNSKPPPTERIQNSNPPPTERFQNSKPPPTERFQNSKPPPTERFQNSKPPPTERFQNSKPPPTERFQNSKPPPTERFQNSKPPPTERFQNSKPPPTERFQNSKPPPTERFQNSKPPPTERFLNSKPPPTERFQNSKPPPTERFQNSKPSPTERFQNSKPPPTERFQNSKPPPTERFQNSKPPPTERFQNSKPPPTERFQNSKPPPTESFQNSKPPPTERFQNSKPPPTERFQNSKPPPTERFQNSKPPPTERFQNSKPPPTERFQNSKPPPTERF, via the exons ATGCCCAGAGGG AACAGTAAACCACCACCTACTGAGAGGATCCAGAACAGTAATCCACCACCTACTGAGAGGTTCCAGAACAGTAAGCCACCACCTACTGAGAGGTTCCAGAACAGTAAACCACCACCTACTGAGAGGTTCCAGAACAGTAAACCACCACCTACTGAGAGGTTCCAGAACAGTAAACCACCACCTACTGAGAGGTTCCAGAACAGTAAACCACCACCTACTGAGAGGTTCCAGAACAGTAAGCCACCACCTACTGAGAGGTTCCAGAACAGTAAACCACCACCTACTGAGAGGTTCCAGAACAGTAAACCACCACCTACTGAGAGGTTCCAGAACAGTAAACCACCACCTACTGAGAGGTTCCTGAACAGTAAGCCACCACCTACTGAGAGGTTCCAGAACAGTAAACCACCACCTACTGAGAGGTTCCAGAACAGTAAACCATCACCTACTGAGAGGTTCCAGAACAGTAAACCACCACCTACTGAGAGGTTCCAGAACAGTAAACCACCACCTACTGAGAGGTTCCAGAACAGTAAGCCACCACCTACTGAGAGGTTCCAGAACAGTAAACCACCACCTACTGAGAGGTTCCAGAACAGTAAACCACCACCTACTGAGAGTTTCCAGAACAGTAAGCCACCACCTACTGAGAGGTTCCAGAACAGTAAGCCACCACCTACTGAGAGGTTCCAGAACAGTAAACCACCACCTACTGAGAGGTTCCAGAACAGTAAACCACCACCTACTGAGAGGTTCCAGAACAGTAAACCACCACCTACTGAGAGGTTCCAGAACAGTAAACCACCACCTACTGAGAGGTTCTAG